In Methanofollis sp., the DNA window CAGTCCTCGAAGAGGTTCTTCTCCGCATGGAGCGCCTGAAAGCGGTCGAGGACGATCTTCAGCCCGCCGGGAACGGTGTTGGTGTAGACGGGCGAGCAGACGACGAGGAGGGAGGCGTGCTTCACCGCGCCGATGATCCCCGCCATGTCGTCATCGAAGGTGCATCTGCCGGCGTTGTAACACTGGTAGCAGCCGATGCAGGGGTGGATGCCCATGTCGTCCGGGTAGACCACCTGCACCGTCTTCCCGAGGCCACGCACCTCGTCGGCCGTCCAGCCAGCAAGGATGCTGCAGTTGCCGTCAGGGCGCGGACTCCCCTGGATGATGACGCAGTCGGTGCGAGAGAAGGCGGGAGGAGGGGCCACCCGGCGCGTGACGGCCGCAAGAAAGCGTTCCCGGTGCGCCATGAGTTCCTGTGCCCACTCCTCTGCCTTATGCCGGGCCGCCGTCTCGGCGTCAAGGGGGACGGT includes these proteins:
- a CDS encoding flavodoxin family protein, which encodes MVRGPALLLERIIDREYTLSLRREDLSALYPGMVRFALALRTGGETVATFRTNSYEYSPTVPLDAETAARHKAEEWAQELMAHRERFLAAVTRRVAPPPAFSRTDCVIIQGSPRPDGNCSILAGWTADEVRGLGKTVQVVYPDDMGIHPCIGCYQCYNAGRCTFDDDMAGIIGAVKHASLLVVCSPVYTNTVPGGLKIVLDRFQALHAEKNLFEDCPMPGGVLLAVCGRKGGANFACLTAVVRVCMENLKIAYAGEVLVDGVDRVRDVRRVEGLEGRVRAVVRDALHRVADET